A window of Rhododendron vialii isolate Sample 1 chromosome 11a, ASM3025357v1 genomic DNA:
GATAAAATACTCAGGCCTAATGGATCAACCCAAATCTTTGGCCAATCTTTGTCTTGTGGTAAAGAAATTTTAGGCATCAACTTGAGCCAACCCTTTGCAAACTCCATCTAGTCAATGGCCTCCAAATTGGTCTTATTCCGTGGGCAACCAGTCATCACGCTTTTCAAGGCCACCTTATAACTGATAAactcattttctaatttttggccaaaaatgggtgtaaacaattagtttttaaaaaaatggaggacAAAACTCATTACTTCGTAAGAACAACAAACCCAAATAGAACTATTGAAACTCAATTATAACCTCTTTATGAAAAGGagatttatttttagaaaaataaatttcgatcgtaattttttacttttcatattCCTCTCATTataacgaagcaataatcttcaAATAAACTagtaataaatacaaaaaaaattaaataaaaaaagaagtcattttAGGCATTTGTGTGGAGTAACATAAATCTCAAACGTTTTGTCCCCACGTGTTATCTCGTCTCTTGTACTTGTACTTAACATGTACATGTAGAGTTGTAGTATTATACTATCAGTTCCCGTTGTCGCTGTCGGTGACCCAAATCGATTTTCTCCTACGGCGATCCGGACTACGATcgtgagctctctctctctctctctctctctctctctctctctctcatgtatcGATTTATCTTTCCCTCCATAACGGAAGGAATTATTGGTATGCAATTGAATCTCTATAGTTGTTTCCTGGGCAATTAAATCTCAATAGTTGTTTTCCGATCGTATTAGcagttttttttagaattttagtGATGGACCACGGGACTTTCACTATGAGACTTCTTTTTAATGCTATAATCGGCTGGTTCTATTGATCGATCTTCTTTTCCCCCATCTTCGTCTTTCTTCAATTCTCGTACCTGCAAAGATATACTGCAATGATTGCTTAAAAACACTAACTTAGtaaagattcaaaattttgccACGTgggtttagtttagtttagtttttttttatataagtataaataaatatattagaacgaggcattaagggaatgctgtccgtaaacaaaaaaaaaaggccaaataCAAAAAGGCCCTATGCACCTCCGAgtgaaaagaaaagagcaaaCTAATCTAAAAACTGATCAATAGAAGGATTACAATCTCTTTTCTCCCAGCTATACAAAACTATTCACCAAAAGACTCTTAAGTCTGGCCAAACCAAAAGACTCTTAAGTCTAGCCAACGGATGCTCGATTCCTTCAAAACATCTAGAATTTCTCTCTCGCCATAGAATCCACATTAAGCAAAGAGGAATCATGGCCCAAACACGCCGTCTAGTTTTGTAGAATCAGTTTATTGGCTCTAGCAATTGTCTTACAAAGCAAATGTTCTTTTATGCCGTTTTTAGCTGGGGATGTACCCTTCGATTGATGATATTACAGTAGTTTTTTTATAATGACTCAATATCTTGTACTGATCAGATATACACCTTGTTCTTAGGTTAGGCCGGGTTCGCTATTTTGGGTTTAACTACACAACCCTAGGTGAACACTTGCCAACTTTTTAACAGGCTGCATCATTTGTTAATACAGAACTTGACCGTTGTGTTACCCAGGTATGATGTTTGTGTATATAATCTACTTCATAAACCTTAGCCAGTAGATGAATCGTAAAGCATCATTATGTGCAATTGGGTTTAGAAAGTTCGTTTATTCTATATCGTATAGTGTCGATACTAGGACATGTATAGTCCTGGGATTatgatcaatattttttttttagcactaGTCCTAGATAACACAATTTGAACGCGACACATCTGAATAGAGTGGTAAAGTTGTTATAGCGTCCATCCTTGACATAGACGACATTCGACGTTTGGGACTCTTTGGACACCATAGTAGCTTCTTCCTTTAACATTGGgtaaggttttttttcttaaatccCTCAGGTGGGGCCCTAATTTGCACCCAAAAGGAACTCGTTCAACCAATTTTCTTAGAATATGGTTGGGATTTGGGTTTTAATTTGAAAAGCGTTCACTAAATGGCTAGGATGCCCATACCCTATCATGCTTTATGTAGTTTTGATTTGCTTTGTATGTGCTACGTCTACATGCTATATGAATATCATTGTGTATAGTACGACTTGTGATTTCGATTATTTATTGCAGATGCACTACTAATTCAGAGGAAAGCACGTGTGCGAtaacaatagttttttttttttttggggggggggaaTAACAATGGCATAAACCTACAATTTTATTGCATCCCTGCCTCTTTCGTATCAATTTTTTCATATTGTCCTCTCATGTCCTACTTACATTGTGCCTTTTctttctcacattttttttatgggGATGTGTATTTGCTATAGACTCTATGTAGTAGCACATACACAAATATGGACACAGGACACGGGATTTCTAAAAAATGGGGGACACGGATGCGACATATCATTGTCGTGTCCCTGCTATATACCTCGCGCGTCCTCACCGTGTCCCCTAAAAAAGTTAATTCAATTTATTGGACActccacgtggcgtgtcccatatgtATTTTGCCATATTCCCCGCGTATCTCCGTGTCGGATACAGGGACACGCCGGCCTCTAAGAGTGTCGATGCTTCATAGGCTATAGAGGATTCCCATACTCAAGTTAATCTACAACTTGAATAGCCACTGCTAGATGGAGCTCGAACAATGTTAATATGATAAGGAGAGCCCTTCTTAAAAATCATTCAACACTCAAAACTTTAAGCCTAAGAATAATAGACACGAACATTATTCTCTCATTTTTAGAGGGTTCAGGGATACTACTATGTGTATATGCAAAACACACAATACTTAAATAGAACCTGCACCATGCTTTTAGTGTGTTCATAGTCTTGTTATAATGTCCTCTTGGTTTTGATTCTCTGCATGTTGCTTCTATGTAATTAATATGTTCCATGAAGTGAGCTTTATTGGTATTTTTGCTTTTTTAGGCACAATGGTCCTTGAGTGCTTGACAAGGATTCCACATCTTTGGGATAAGCTAATTTGTTCATTTATTATTCGTAAAGCTGGCTTTTTCATGCGAGATCTTCCCGAGGACATCCTTATTGACATCCTCAGTAGACTCCCTGGAGATTATGTGTTGGAATGTCGAAGGGTATGCAAGCAATGGTTGGCATTAACTTTAACACCTAATTTTGTTGAACTGCATCTTAAGAGAGCTACTCCAGTTCTTTTCCTGCCACGGTTGTTTGACATGTTTATTTTTGATGAACGAGCCAAAGCGAATCAGATGATCAAGAAAATGAGTGCCGAATTAATGTCCTTGGAATCGCCACATACACCACATCTTTATGGGTCGTGCAACGGGTTGCTTGTGCTTTGTGAGAGGTTTCCTAATAGGTTATATTTTGTCTGGAATCCTCTTACAGGGGAAAGAGTAACTGTAAGGCCTCCGGTTTATGAAAGTGAGGTATGTGGGTTTTTCTTCCATCCACGTACCAAAGATTACAGGCTGCTTTTCAAGTACGCGGAGGGCATGGATTTCAAGTTCTTTATATACAGTTTGGGAGGCCAGTTGTGGAGAAAACTTGATAACTTTCCTTACGAACCGAGTGCTTTGGCGACTACACTAAATGGAGCCCTACACTGGATGGTTCACCCTTTTCGCATAAATGATAATGATGACATTTGTAGCAATTCCATCATGATATTTAACATGGACACTGAGGAATTTTGTTCTAAGCCTCATCCAGGAGAGGGATGTATTTCACTGGAGCCGCATTGGGATATGTGCATCTTTGAGATGAAAGGGAAATTAGCTCTCTATATGTTGGATGGCTTGGATGTCCACGTGTGGGTTTCGGAGGATTATGAAAAGTGGATTTGGGGGACAAGATACTTGGTAGGGCTTCATTTGGATGTGGAACGTTATCATTTGGATGTGGAACGTTATCCGTTCAGTAATATGTACTGTGATTATGGGAAATCATCCCTTGGCTTTCTGGACATCCAAAATGATGAGTTGCTGTTTGGATGGGATTTAGGAGGTTTATTTAGATGCAATTTGCGTGAGAAGACTGTCGAGCAAATTTATGGAGTAGGTATCAAGCAAACATGTCAAGACTCTAAGTCTTGCCCGTTTGCCCGTTCGAAGTTGGAACGCTATTACGGCCTCCATTTTTTCGTTCGTTATGCCAACTTCGAACGCTATGAAGGCCTCCGTTTTTTCGTTCGTTATGCCAAGACTTTTGTCTCACCAAGTGGTTTTGGGTGACCAGAATCCATAATTCGAAATAGTGTTCTAGGTTACCCTTTTGATTTCGGAATTCAGagtgttattattattatttttttttatgggtttttgaaCAATGTATGTCGTTTATACATGCACAACAACATTCTTATGCATTTCTCATGAGCTAGACATATTCTTCTCCTTTAGTTTTAGGTGTTACTCCCTCCGCCTCCAAATAACAGTCCATTATtctattttgagtttttctttaataagtGACCATTTTGAAAATGTAATGGGTAAAAGTTTCTAAAGTTATCACGTTAACATTTTATAATTTAGTGGGTAAAGAGATAATATtgaaaagtggaggtaaaagttgatggaTTACGTGTAATGAtgtgttttcttaataaattagAATTACGAAATTGtatacttaaaaagggacggaggaaatATTTCTTTTGTTGGCGAGCAAGAATCAGTCCAATGACGACGACAAAATGTGAGTCCAATGACGAGGACAAAATGTGAGTAAGATACGTCGTAGCTTTTTTGTGTTACCAACTGCACAAATTACAAGTATTTACctatcgttttttttttgattctcAGTATTTACCTATTGTCAGATCTGAGTAAAAGTGAAGCAAGTCATGGTCAGAAAGTTAAGAATTCATACAAACCGGATTTCTATTCACATTAAAATTATTACCGTGCCTACTATTTATTGTGAAGCCATTAGCCatgagaggaagaagatgattggATTTTCGTAAGCTCTCATCTTCCTCCCTAAGTTCTCTAGGATAGAGTCTTAACGCAGGCGAGAGTTCGAGTTCCCGGCGGATGCTCGAGCCTCGTTTGTGGATCGAAGGGAGGGATCTTTCAATAGTTGTACACTAGGTGGTGCCGTGGCCGGTGATGGTCCGTTCTCATGGATggtagctatggctcgaaccggaTATTCCATTGGCGGGTagggagcccctatggtcacgcctAAAAAGGGTTGCTACACTGGTTGTCCCTTCCCATCCTTTttgagtataaaaaaaaaaaagatcaggTGAAGGAATCAAGGGTAGGAGAGTTACAAGTTCGTTCACAAGAGAAGAAGTAATCGTCTTTCAACTGGTCAAAACATAGTCTCAGCATCTTGAAGCGAACCATCTACATTCAAAGCAATCAAATCCAGTGCATCTTGACGTCCAAATCCTCATCAGCAGAGATCTTTCTCAGTCTAGCCACAATATCGCTATCCTTGAACTTGTTAAAGACATATTTCGGGCACCGAGATAACACGGCACATGGGAGTCTGGGACATTGTCAAGATCAGCGGTACTCACAAATACGAACACAACGCGCGGAGGCGGTTCctcaagaaacttaaagaaatGCCAGCCACATCTTAGACGGCAACAAGTGACACTCATCAGTAATGAAGACTCTGCATCGTGAAAATGCTGATGAAGGACCAACGGACAGGTTTTTCGAAAGGTCCTTATTTAACTCTGTCGATTCCCTTCTACTAGTGCTATCAACTTCTATGAGATTGTTGGTTTTACCACAGATAAAATCAGCACATTCCCTACAGACCCACCCCACATGGTTTGGATTCTTTATTGGCAAGGCAACTCAAGGCAGCTGCAAAACATCCGTGGCGGCTCCAGAAATTTGTGATagggtgttcaaaaattaccttaactctactCGCTGATATATCAACCAATAATATATGTGCAAAACCTCATGTATTAATATAAATAGTGTAGACAAAAAAAACATGacttttatttttagaaaattaactacgaggcaaaatgagaacttaaaaatatgtaccatattttttaacaaaaaatcttcttttttttttttaagttgttgTATTGCATAGTCAATAGTGTTTCGAGAATGGAGGGACTTAAATTTTAGAGTTATTTTAGCTAGATGAgttatcatattttttgccaacaTTTAATCGGtgtattaatctactaaaacTA
This region includes:
- the LOC131308730 gene encoding putative F-box protein At3g17480 yields the protein MVLECLTRIPHLWDKLICSFIIRKAGFFMRDLPEDILIDILSRLPGDYVLECRRVCKQWLALTLTPNFVELHLKRATPVLFLPRLFDMFIFDERAKANQMIKKMSAELMSLESPHTPHLYGSCNGLLVLCERFPNRLYFVWNPLTGERVTVRPPVYESEVCGFFFHPRTKDYRLLFKYAEGMDFKFFIYSLGGQLWRKLDNFPYEPSALATTLNGALHWMVHPFRINDNDDICSNSIMIFNMDTEEFCSKPHPGEGCISLEPHWDMCIFEMKGKLALYMLDGLDVHVWVSEDYEKWIWGTRYLVGLHLDVERYHLDVERYPFSNMYCDYGKSSLGFLDIQNDELLFGWDLGGLFRCNLREKTVEQIYGVGIKQTCQDSKSCPFARSKLERYYGLHFFVRYANFERYEGLRFFVRYAKTFVSPSGFG